In Acanthochromis polyacanthus isolate Apoly-LR-REF ecotype Palm Island chromosome 18, KAUST_Apoly_ChrSc, whole genome shotgun sequence, the following proteins share a genomic window:
- the ube2l3a gene encoding ubiquitin-conjugating enzyme E2 L3a — protein sequence MAATKRLVKELEDLRKSGMKQFRNIIVDESNLLLWQGLIVPDCAPYDKGAFRIEIVFPGEYPFKPPKITFKTKIYHPNIDEKGQVCLPIISVENWKPATRTCQVIQCLIALVNIPQPEHPLRADLAEEYAKDRTKFMKNAEEFTKKHSEKRPVD from the exons ATGGCTGCGACCAAGAGGCTAGTCAAG gAGCTCGAGGACCTTCGCAAATCTGGGATGAAGCAATTCCGCAACATTATAGTGGATGAGTCAAATCTTTTGCTCTGGCAGGGCCTTATTGTTCCT GACTGTGCTCCATATGACAAAGGAGCTTTTCGGATTGAGATTGTCTTCCCCGGCGAGTACCCCTTCAAGCCTCCCAAGATCACCTTTAAGACAAAAATCTATCATCCCAACATTGACGAGAAGGGCCAAGTTTGCCTGCCCATCATCAGCGTGGAGAACTGGAAGCCGGCCACAAGGACCTGCCAAG TGATTCAGTGTCTGATCGCTCTGGTGAACATCCCTCAGCCTGAGCATCCGCTGAGGGCCGACCTGGCAGAGGAATACGCAAAAGATCGCACCAAGTTCATGAAGAACGCAGAAGagttcacaaagaaacacagtgaAAAGCGACCTGTGGACTGA